The Drosophila teissieri strain GT53w chromosome X, Prin_Dtei_1.1, whole genome shotgun sequence genome has a segment encoding these proteins:
- the LOC122623274 gene encoding protein sevenless isoform X1, with amino-acid sequence MTMFWHQNVDHQSDQQDNQPKGSAPTKRLNISFNVKIAVNVNTKMCTTHINRQAPTSSSSNSQNDSPPASKIVVHQQSNSFDLRQQLARLGRQLASGQDGHGGISTILIVNLLLLILLSICCDVCRSHNYTVHQSPEPLSKDQMRLLRPKLDSDVVEKVAIWHKHAAAAPPSIVEGIAISSRPQATLAHPPEDRQRDRDRKSPEDQHGVDERMVLERVTRDCVQRCIVEEDLFLDEFGIQCDKADNGEKCYKTRCTKGCAQWYRALKELETCQEACLSLQFYPHDMPCIGACEMAQRDYWHLQRLAISHLVERTQPQLERAPRADGQATPLTIRWAMHFPEHYLASRPFNIQYQYVDHHDEEPPLEQDDRDASGEAGASAWFNLADYDCDEYYVCEILEALIPYTQYRFRFELPFGENRDEVLYSPATPAYQTPPEGAPVSAPVIEHLLGLDDSHLAVHWHPGRFTNGPVEGYRLRLSSSEGNFTTEQLIPAGRGSYIFSQLQAGTNYTLELSMINKQGEGPVAKAFVQTHSSRNDKPVKDLTESVLLAGRRAVMWQSLEPAGENSMIYQSQEELADVAWSKREQQLWLLNIHGELRSLKFEAGQMVSPAQELKLNLGNVSSGRWVPRRLSLDWLHHRLYFAMESLDRNQSSFQLISTDLLGESAQKVGESFDRPVEQLEVDALNGWIFWRNEEALWRQDLQGRMSHRLLRIRQPGWFIVQPQHFLIRLMLPQEGKFLEISYDGGYKNPLPPLPPPTAAGTASSHWQSFAQLGRSLLLPAAGQLILVEQQGQAASPSASWPLRNLPDCWAVILLVPESQPLTSAGGKPHSLKALLGAQAAKISWQEPARNPYQSADAARSWSYELEVLDVASQSAFSIRNIRGPFFGLQRLQPDNLYQLRVRAINVDGEPGEWTEPLAARTWPLGPHRLRWASRQGGVLHSDELGEGLAVQQEQLERLPGPMTMVNDSVGYYVTGEGRLHCISLLHSQWGCPLSEPLQHVGSVTYDWRGGRVYWTDLARNCVVRMDPWSGSRELLPIFEANYLALDSRQGHLYYTTSSQLCRHGSTPDEAVTYYRVNGLEGSIASFVLDTQQDQLYWLVKGAAALRLYRAPLVAGGDALQMIHQLKGGFQAVSDSLQLLRPLGALLWLERSGRRARLVRLAAPQDVMELPTPDQAAPASALQLLDPQPLPPPDEGVIPMTVSPESVRLDDGHWDDFHVRWQPSTAGGNHSVSYRLLLEFGQRLQTLDLSTPFARLTQLPQAQLQLKISITPRTAWRSGDTTRVQLTTPPVAPSQPRRLRVFVERLSTALQEANVSAVLRWDAPEQGQEAPVQALEYHISCWLGSELHEELRLNQSALEARVEHLQPDQTYHFQVEARVAATGAAAGAASHALHVAPEVQAVPRLLYANAEFIGELDLDTRDRRRLVHTASPVEHLVGIEGEQRLLWVNEHVELLTHVPGSAPAKLARMRAEVLALAVDWVQRIVYWAELDATAPQAAVVYRLDLCNFEGKILQGDRMWSTPRGRLLKDLVALPQAQSLIWLEYEQGSPRNGSLRGRNLTDGSELEWATVQPLIRLHAGSLEPGSETLNLVDNQSKLCVYDVARQLCTASALRAQLNLLGEDSIAGQLAQDAGYLYAVKNWSIRAYGRRRQQLEYTVELEPEEVRLLQAHNYQAYPPRNCLLLPSSGGHFLKASDCEEQRCQLHLPMITASAECPLPVPGVRYQLNLTLAQGQGSEEQQHEEEPLGQWQLSAGESMNLTDLLPFTRYRVAGVLSSYYQKRLALPTLVLPPLELLTASATPSPPRNFSVRVLSPRELEVSWLPPEQLRSESVYYTLHWQQELDGEEVPDRRDWEAHERRLETAGTHRLTGIKPGSGYSLWVQAHATPTKSNSSERLHVRSFAELPELQLLELGPYSLSLTWAGTPDPLGSLQLECRSSAEQLRRNVAGNHSRMVVEPLQPRTRYQCRLLLGYAATPGAPLYHGTAEVYETLGDAPSQPGKPQLEHIAEEVFRVTWTAARGNGAPIALYNLEALQARNDMRRKRRRRRRNSGGSLEQLPWAEEPLVVEDQWLDFCNTTELSCIVKSLHSSRLLLFRVRARSLEHGWGPYSEESERVAEPFVSPEKRGSLVLAIIAPAAIVSSCVLALVLVRKVQKRRLRAKKLLQQSRPSIWSNLSTLQTQQQLMAARNRAFSTTLSDADIALLPQINWSQLKLLRFLGSGAFGEVYEGQLSTEDSEEPQRVAIKSLRKGASEFAELLQEAQLMSNFKHENIVCLVGICFDTESISLIMEHMEAGDLLSYLRAARATSTQEPQPAAGLSLAELLAMCIDVANGCSYLEDMHFVHRDLACRNCLVTESTGGTDRRRTVKIGDFGLARDIYKSDYYRKEGEGLLPVRWMSPESLVDGLFTTQSDVWAFGVLCWEILTLGQQPYAARNNFEVLAHVKEGGRLQQPPMCTEKLYSLLLLCWRTDPWERPSFRRCYNTLHAISTDLRRSQMASGTGDAVVSCSRPEFKVRFDGQPLEEHEEHKEQKQHKEHKEHEEHKEHKEHKEQPEEESLTLREVPLKDKQLYANEGVSRL; translated from the exons ATGACTATGTTTTGGCACCAAAATGTAGACCACCAGTCGGATCAGCAGGACAACCAGCCGAAAGGTTCAGCTCCCACAAAGAGATTGAACATCAGCTTCAATGTGAAGATCGCGGTGAATGTGAACACCAAGATGTGCACCACCCACATCAACCGGCAGGcacccacctcctcctcctccaactCCCAGAATGACTCACCACCGGCCAGCAAGATTGTGGTCCACCAGCAGAGCAACTCGTTCGATCTCCGCCAGCAACTGGCCCGTCTGGGCCGCCAGTTGGCCAGCGGTCAGGATGGCCACGGCGGCATATCCACCATTCTGATCGTCAATCTGCTCCTGCTCATCCTGCTCTCGATCTGCTGCGATGTCTGCCGATCGCACAACTACACGGTGCACCAGAGTCCCGAACCCCTCTCCAAGGACCAAATGCGTCTGCTGCGTCCCAAGCTGGACAGCGATGTGGTCGAGAAGGTGGCCATCTGGCACAAGCACGCCGCCGCAGCTCCGCCCAGCATTGTCGAGGGCATCGCCATAAGCAGCAGACCACAGGCAACGCTGGCCCATCCTCCGGAGGATCGGCAGCGGGATCGGGATCGTAAGTCGCCGGAGGACCAGCACGGCGTCGACGAGCGAATGGTCTTGGAGCGCGTGACACGGGATTGTGTGCAGCGATGCATTGTTGAG GAGGATCTGTTTCTGGACGAGTTTGGCATACAGTGCGACAAGGCGGACAATGGCGAGAAGTGCTACAAAACACGA tgcaccaAGGGCTGTGCGCAGTGGTATCGCGCCCTCAAGGAGCTGGAGACCTGCCAGGAGGCCTGC CTGTCGCTCCAGTTCTACCCGCACGACATGCCCTGCATCGGCGCCTGCGAGATGGCCCAGCGGGACTACTGGCACCTCCAGCGCCTGGCCATCAGCCACCTGGTGGAGCGGACGCAGCCGCAGCTGGAGCGGGCTCCGCGGGCGGACGGACAGGCCACGCCACTCACCATCCGCTGGGCGATGCACTTTCCGGAGCACTACCTGGCCAGCAGGCCCTTCAACATTCAGTACCAGTATGTGGATCACCACGACGAGGAGCCGCCTCTCGAGCAGGACGACCGGGATGCATCTGGTGAGGCGGGTGCCAGCGCCTGGTTCAACTTAGCGGATTACGACTGTGACGAGTATTATGTGTGCGAGATACTGGAGGCCCTGATACCCTACACACAATACAGG TTTCGCTTTGAGTTGCCTTTCGGCGAGAATAGAGACGAGGTGCTCTACTCCCCGGCCACGCCCGCCTACCAAACGCCCCCCGAGGGCGCGCCCGTCTCGGCGCCGGTCATCGAGCATCTGCTGGGTCTGGACGACAGCCACCTGGCCGTCCACTGGCATCCCGGCCGCTTCACCAACGGCCCCGTCGAGGGCTACCGCCTGCGTTTGAGCTCCTCCGAGGGAAACTTCACAACTGAACAG CTGATTCCGGCTGGACGCGGTAGCTACATCTTTTCCCAGCTGCAAGCTGGCACCAACTACACGCTGGAACTGAGCATGATCAACAAACAGGGTGAGGGGCCGGTGGCCAAGGCGTTTGTGCAGACCCACTCCTCCCGAAACGATAAGCCCGTCAAGGATCTAACCGAAAGTGTCCTGCTCGCCGGACGAAGGGCGGTGATGTGGCAATCTCTGGAGCCGGCCGGCGAGAATTCCATGATCTATCAGTCGCAGGAGGAACTGGCGGATGTCGCCTGGTCAAAGCGGGAGCAGCAACTGTGGCTGCTCAACATCCACGGCGAGTTGCGGAG CTTGAAATTCGAAGCCGGCCAGATGGTGAGTCCGGCGCAAgagctgaagctgaatctGGGAAACGTGTCCAGTGGAAGGTGGGTGCCACGCAGATTGAGCCTGGACTGGCTGCATCATCGACTGTACTTCGCCATGGAGTCGCTGGACCGCAACCAGTCCAGTTTCCAGCTTATCAGCACGGATTTGCTGGGTGAGTCGGCGCAGAAGGTGGGCGAGTCCTTCGATCGGCCCGTTGAGCAGCTGGAGGTGGATGCCTTGAATGGCTGGATCTTCTGGCGCAACGAGGAGGCGCTGTGGCGTCAGGATCTCCAAGGTCGAATGAGCCATCGCCTGCTGAGAATCAGGCAGCCGGGCTGGTTCATTGTGCAGCCGCAGCACTTCCTCATCCGACTGATGCTACCGCAGGAGGGTAAATTCCTGGAGATCAGCTACGATGGTGGATACAAGAATCCACTGCCGCCTCTTCCGCCTCCGACTGCAGCTGGAACTGCCTCCAGCCATTGGCAAAGCTTTGCCCAGCTTGGTCGCTCCCTGCTCCTGCCCGCTGCCGGTCAGCTGATCCTGGTCGAGCAGCAGGGTCAGGCAGCCAGTCCCAGTGCCTCCTGGCCTCTGAGGAACCTGCCCGACTGCTGGGCCGTGATTCTCCTGGTGCCGGAAAGCCAACCACTGACCAGCGCTGGAGGAAAGCCGCACAGCCTGAAGGCCTTGCTGGGAGCGCAGGCGGCGAAGATCTCGTGGCAGGAGCCGGCACGCAATCCCTACCAATCGGCGGATGCAGCACGCAGCTGGAGCTACGAGCTGGAGGTGCTGGACGTGGCTAGCCAAAGTGCCTTTAGCATACGCAATATTCGCGGACCCTTCTTTGGGCTGCAGCGTCTGCAGCCGGACAATCTCTACCAGCTGCGGGTGAGAGCCATCAATGTGGATGGTGAGCCGGGCGAGTGGACTGAACCGCTGGCAGCCCGCACCTGGCCACTGGGTCCACATCGATTGAGGTGGGCCAGTCGGCAGGGTGGCGTCCTTCATAGCGACGAGCTGGGCGAGGGCTTGGcagtgcagcaggagcaaTTGGAGCGACTACCCGGACCCATGACCATGGTGAATGACAGCGTGGGCTACTACGTCACTGGCGAGGGTCGGCTGCACTGCATCAGTCTGCTGCACAGCCAGTGGGGATGCCCCCTCTCGGAGCCACTGCAGCACGTGGGCTCGGTGACCTACGACTGGCGGGGCGGAAGAGTGTACTGGACAGATCTGGCCAGGAACTGCGTGGTGCGCATGGATCCGTGGTCGGGCAGCCGAGAGTTGTTGCCCATCTTTGAGGCCAACTACCTGGCATTGGATTCGCGTCAGGGTCACCTGTACTACACCACCAGCTCCCAGCTCTGCCGACATGGTTCCACGCCCGATGAAGCGGTCACCTATTACCGTGTCAATGGACTGGAGGGCAGCATCGCCTCCTTTGTGCTGGACACCCAGCAGGATCAGCTTTACTGGCTGGTGAAAGGTGCCGCTGCACTGCGTCTGTATCGTGCGCCCCTCGTCGCTGGCGGGGATGCGCTGCAGATGATCCACCAGCTAAAAGGCGGTTTCCAGGCTGTGTCGGACAGTCTGCAACTCCTGCGGCCTTTGGGCGCACTTCTTTGGCTGGAGCGGAGTGGCAGAAGGGCTCGCTTGGTGCGCCTGGCTGCTCCGCAGGATGTCATGGAGTTGCCGACTCCGGATCAGGCCGCTCCTGCCTCCGCTTTGCAGCTACTGGACCCACAACCATTGCCCCCGCCGGATGAGGGGGTTATACCCATGACTGTGAGCCCGGAGAGCGTGCGCCTGGACGATGGCCACTGGGACGACTTCCATGTGCGCTGGCAGCCCTCCACTGCCGGGGGCAATCACAGCGTATCCTATCGCCTGCTCCTCGAGTTCGGACAGCGACTGCAGACCTTGGACTTGAGCACACCATTCGCCCGGTTGACCCAGTTGCCGCAGGCTCAGTTGCAGCTGAAGATCAGCATCACACCGCGCACCGCGTGGCGCAGTGGAGACACCACTAGGGTGCAGCTCACCACTCCGCCGGTGGCACCCAGTCAGCCGCGTCGGCTGCGCGTGTTCGTGGAGCGTTTGTCCACCGCCCTGCAGGAGGCCAATGTGAGTGCTGTGCTCCGGTGGGATGCGCCGGAACAGGGTCAGGAGGCGCCAGTGCAGGCGCTGGAGTACCACATCAGCTGCTGGCTGGGCTCAGAGCTGCACGAGGAGCTGCGCTTGAACCAGAGTGCTCTGGAGGCGCGCGTGGAGCACCTGCAACCGGATCAGACCTACCACTTTCAGGTCGAGGCACGTGTGGCTGCCACGGGCGCAGCAGCGGGGGCAGCTAGCCATGCGCTGCACGTGGCACCGGAGGTGCAGGCggtgccacgcctactctacGCCAATGCGGAGTTCATTGGCGAACTGGACCTGGACACGCGGGATCGCAGGAGACTGGTGCACACGGCCAGTCCGGTGGAGCATCTGGTGGGCATCGAGGGCGAGCAGCGATTGCTGTGGGTCAACGAGCACGTGGAGCTGCTCACCCATGTCCCGGGCTCAGCTCCTGCCAAGCTGGCCAGGATGCGGGCCGAGGTCCTGGCCCTGGCCGTGGACTGGGTGCAGCGGATCGTCTACTGGGCGGAACTGGATGCCACTGCGCCGCAGGCGGCGGTAGTCTATCGCCTGGACTTGTGCAACTTCGAGGGCAAGATACTGCAGGGCGATCGCATGTGGAGCACGCCCAGAGGTCGTCTGCTGAAGGATCTGGTGGCCCTGCCGCAGGCACAGTCCTTGATTTGGCTGGAGTACGAGCAGGGATCTCCGAGGAATGGCTCCCTCCGCGGCAGAAACCTAACCGATGGCTCGGAGCTGGAATGGGCGACGGTGCAGCCGCTAATCCGTCTGCATGCTGGAAGCTTGGAGCCCGGTTCGGAGACCTTGAACCTGGTGGACAACCAGAGCAAGCTGTGTGTCTACGATGTGGCCCGCCAACTGTGCACGGCCAGCGCTCTGCGGGCACAGCTGAATCTGCTTGGCGAGGACTCCATTGCCGGTCAGTTGGCCCAGGACGCGGGATACCTGTATGCCGTGAAGAACTGGAGCATTCGCGCCTACGGTCGCCGGCGCCAGCAGCTGGAGTATACGGTGGAACTGGAGCCGGAGGAAGTGCGTCTGCTGCAGGCGCACAACTATCAGGCCTATCCGCCCAGGAACTGCCTGCTCCTTCCCTCGTCCGGGGGACACTTCCTGAAAGCTAGCGACTGCGAGGAGCAGAGATGCCAGCTGCATCTACCCATGATCACAGCGTCCGCAGAGTGTCCACTGCCCGTTCCCGGAGTTAGATACCAACTGAATCTTACATTGGCCCAGGGCCAGGGAtccgaggagcagcagcatgaGGAGGAGCCGCTTGGTCAGTGGCAGCTCAGTGCTGGGGAGTCGATGAATCTTACGGACCTGCTGCCCTTCACACGCTATCGCGTGGCCGGAGTCCTGAGCAGCTACTACCAAAAGAGGTTGGCATTACCCACCTTGGTGTTGCCCCCACTGGAGCTCCTCACCGCCTCCGCCACGCCCTCGCCGCCCAGGAACttcagtgtgcgtgtgctaaGTCCCAGGGAGCTGGAGGTCAGCTGGTTGCCGCCAGAGCAGCTGCGCAGCGAGAGCGTCTACTACACGCTCCACTGGCAGCAGGAACTGGATGGTGAGGAGGTGCCGGATCGGCGGGACTGGGAGGCACATGAGCGGCGGCTGGAGACGGCGGGCACGCACCGATTGACCGGCATCAAGCCGGGATCGGGGTATAGCCTGTGGGTGCAGgcccatgccacgcccaccaagagcaacagcagcgagCGGTTGCACGTGCGCAGTTTCGCCGAGTTGCCGGAGTTGCAGCTCCTGGAGCTGGGACCATACTCACTGAGTCTCACCTGGGCGGGAACGCCGGATCCTCTGGGTTCGCTGCAGCTCGAATGCCGATCGTCGGCTGAGCAACTGCGTCGCAATGTGGCCGGGAATCACAGCAGGATGGTGGTGGAGCCACTGCAGCCACGCACCCGCTACCAGTGTCGCCTGCTCCTGGGCTATGCGGCCACGCCAGGAGCTCCACTGTACCACGGAACAGCAGAGGTGTACGAGACCCTGGGCGATGCGCCCAGTCAGCCGGGAAAGCCGCAATTGGAGCACATCGCCGAGGAGGTGTTCCGTGTCACCTGGACGGCGGCCCGCGGCAATGGAGCACCCATTGCCCTCTACAATCTGGAGGCGCTGCAGGCGAGGAACGACATGCGCCGCAAGCGCAGAAGAAGGCGCCGCAATAGCGGCGGATCGTTGGAGCAGCTGCCGTGGGCCGAGGAGCCGCTGGTCGTGGAGGATCAGTGGCTGGACTTCTGCAACACCACCGAACTGAGCTGCATTGTGAAGAGTCTGCACTCGAGCAGGCTGCTCCTCTTCCGGGTGCGGGCGCGGAGCTTGGAGCACGGCTGGGGACCTTACAGCGAGGAGAGCGAACGGGTGGCGGAGCCCTTCGTCTCGCCGGAGAAGCGGGGATCCCTGGTGCTGGCCATCATCGCGCCGGCTGCCATCGTTTCCAGCTGCGTGCTGGCATTGGTGCTCGTCCGAAAAG TTCAAAAGCGCCGCCTGCGTGCCaagaagctgctgcagcagagtCGTCCCAGCATTTGGAGCAACCTGTCCACGCTgcagacgcagcagcagctgatggCCGCCAGGAATCGCGCCTTCTCCACCACGCTGAGTGATGCGGACATCGCGCTGCTGCCCCAAATCAATTGGAGCCAACTAAAGTTGCTCCGCTTCCTGGGCAGCGGCGCCTTTGGTGAGGTGTACGAGGGTCAGCTGAGCACGGAGGACTCCGAGGAGCCGCAACGCGTGGCCATCAAG AGTCTCCGCAAGGGAGCCAGTGAGTTTGCCGAGCTGCTGCAGGAGGCGCAGCTGATGAGCAACTTCAAGCACGAGAACATTGTGTGCCTGGTGGGGATCTGCTTCGACACCGAGTCCATCTCGCTGATCATGGAGCACATGGAGGCGGGCGATCTGCTTAGCTACCTACGTGCCGCCAGGGCTACCAGCACCCAG GAACCTCAGCCCGCAGCTGGACTCTCGCTCGCCGAGCTCCTGGCCATGTGCATTGATGTGGCCAATGGCTGCAGCTACCTGGAGGACATGCACTTCGTGCACCGCGACCTGGCCTGTCGCAACTGTTTGGTCACTGAGTCGACGGGTGGCACAGATCGGCGGCGCACCGTGAAGATCGGCGACTTTGGATTGGCGAGGGACATCTACAAGAGCGACTACTACCGCAAGGAGGGCGAGGGCCTGCTCCCGGTGCGCTGGATGTCGCCGGAGAGTCTCGTCGATGGCCTCTTCACCACGCAGTCGGATGTGTGGGCCTTCGGGGTGCTCTGCTGGGAGATCCTCACCCTCGGGCAGCAGCCGTATGCGGCGAGGAACAACTTCGAGGTGCTGGCCCATGTCAAGGAGGGCGGCCGCCTCCAGCAGCCGCCCATGTGCACGGAGAAGCT TTactccctgctgctgctttgctggCGAACGGATCCCTGGGAGCGGCCCAGCTTCCGGCGCTGCTACAACACACTCCATGCCATCAGCACCGATCTTCGGCGCAGCCAAATGGCATCGGGCACGGGGGATGCGGTGGTCAGCTGCAGCAGGCCGGAGTTCAAGGTGCGCTTCGATGGCCAGCCGCTGGAGGAGCACGAGGAGCACAAGGAGCAAAAGCAGCACAAGGAGCACAAGGAGCACGAGGAGCACAAGGAGCACAAGGAGCACaaggagcagccggaggaggagaGTCTGACGCTGCGGGAAGTGCCGCTCAAGGATAAGCAACTGTATGCCAACGAAGGAGTCTCCCGACTTTGA